The following is a genomic window from Rhizobium sp. NRK18.
CGCAGTGCTAGGGCAGGTGGATTTTGTATCTATTTTGATTATTTTGAAAATATTTCAAAAATATTCTCGGAATATCTTGACATAATTGCACGCATTTCCCAATTATTTTTGTGGTATTAAGAATTGCGTGGTACAAATGGTCGTTGATCAAAAAAAATATGACAAGTTCCGTGAACTCGCCGAGAAAAGAACCAATAAGGCGTTGGAAGCAGTTCGCCTGATTGGCAATCTCTCCAACCGACAGACTTACGACTACGACGATGCTGATGTGCGGAAAATAATTAAGGCGCTGCGCGAAGCGATATCCGAGGTGGAAACTCGGTTCGGTCGGACATCTGGTCGGGGTGGCGGTGAATTCAAGCTCTGAAGTGGGAGAAAGCAGTGACTCACATAAAGCAGATAACCCCGATCACCATTCGGGATATTGATTTTACGGTTGCGCGCCAGATCGAACAGTGCCCGAAGACAATGATGCTGCGTGAGCTGGTCGTCAACGCAATTGAAGCCGCTGCTAAGGCTCCTGATGGGCGCCGTGTTGTAGAGATCAAAGGCAAGACTGTTTCTGAATGTGGAGAAGCCCGAAAGCTAGCAATTTGGAACACTGGCCCAGGAATGAGTAGTGTTGAGCTTGATCACATTTGCGATCTTGCGGCGTCTTTGGGGAAGGACATGGCGCTTGAAGGCAACTTCGGCATGGGCGCTAAAGTGGCTTCTCTTCCATCTAACACTCTAGGGATGCGGTATCGATCCTGTCATGCTGGTGTGGTGAGCCAAGTTATTCTGGGAAAGCGTGAAGGCATTTACGGCAAAGTTTGGGTTCCGGTTGAATACTCCTTTGAAGAAGTTGTCGATGTGACTGATTTGGTTCGGCAAGAGGAAGAGTATCGACTTGACGAGGACTGGACTGAAGTTGTTTTGTTCGGAAACCGGGCCGATCAAGATACAGTTGCCGACCCCTACGGCGGAGATCCTGAACAGGATCGACAGTGGATTACCACATACTTATACCATCGTCTCTATAACCTACCCGAGGGGGTGGAGGTGTATTTGCATGAAGGTACGCATCCCCGTGACGGTAGGCGTCAGTTTAAGACAATTCCGGAACGGTCGGCTGCTTTTGGTCGCGTTGAAACGGTGGACGCGGGAAACGGTATTAAGGTGCATTATTATTATGACCCACCGTATCAGGATGGCGGTCACAATAAGTCCATATCTGGTTCGTTGACATCATCGATCAGTACAGCGGGCATCGTCTTTAGAGGTGAGATATACGATGTTCGGAAGGGACGGAAGTGGGCGGCGGATGCGCCAGCGTTTGGTATTCCGTTCGGCGCTCGGCACATATCCATTCACATAGAATTGCCCAACAATTTTCAAGTCCGTCATGAACCCTACAGGCGCTTCATTCAGCTTTCAGGCGGCGATCAGCGACAGGTTGCGGTTGACGACTTTTCGGAGATCGTTTTTCGACATAGGCCTGAATGGCTAATTGAGATCATAAATTCGCTTGCGCCGAAAGCTTCCGCATCAACGGACGATCTAAGGAAAGAACTGCAAGACCTATTGAACCAACTTCGAGTCAAAACTCAAAGCCCGCGGCTAACAGCCGAAGGTGTAGAAAATGTTGAAGAGGGTGGTGCTCGCGGAGCTACTCCCAGACATGATGGCGGATCGAGCGGAGGCCAAGATGCGTCTGTGAGTGCAACTGATCTTATTTTCAATCCCACAGGTGCAAAGCGCGCGAATATTTCCAAGAACCTTGAAGTTGCGCCGGAAATAATTCCACTTCGTGATGAAGATGAAGTTGCCGAGAAAGGAATAACTGGAAAGGCAGCGCGCTATATTCGCGAAACGAACCAGTTGTTCGTTAATCTTACTTATTCGGCAGCCGCAGCGGCGCAGGAGCATCTGCAATTACGATATGCAACCTATGAAGATCCTGAGTTGGTACGCGAACTTTCGCGTCAATGGTCTGAGCGGCTGATAATGGGGAGAGTGGGTTATGCTGTGGTCTACGCGCAGGCTAAACAACTGATCCGCGAATGGACACCAGACGATGTTAAAAAAGCCTTGGAGCCAGAAAGTCTGAGTTTGGCGGCGGATGGGTGGCGAGATGCCGTAGGCAATGTCTATCGCAGCTTAAGCAAACGGTTTGGGGCTGCTAAAGAAGTTGCCGTGTTCGAGGACGAGGTCGAGGTGGCTGGTTAGGCGGGTGTTTACAAAGCCGGCCCGTTTTCCTTTTTGCCAGCCACCTATCTGCTGCGTATATCTCGGACGTGGCCTAGCTTTTGCTGGTAAACAGCCCCCTCGCTTCCTTCTCGCCAGCCGATCCTTTGACCCACTGCCAAGGCGAGCGAGGCTTATGCGCCTTTGCTAGTTCGGGGTATTTCTTCTGATCGCGTACTGCGTCACGCAGGCGTTCGCGGGCTTCACGAGGATCAAGCTTCAGTTCGGCGCAAAGCTGTTTCAGGGTGGTAATCTCGGTCATTGATCGTCTCCTTCTTGTTCAAGACGATCTAACTATTAAGACGACCACAAAGCCCGTGTCAGGGAAAATCCTAGATTACTTTTGATTGCGCTCTTGTCGTGTTTCAATCATACTTAATGGGAGGCTGTGTCGGGGGCATTAGTGTCAGAAGCTAAACCAAATGAGAATGCACGAAACGCAATATTGGGAGTTGGTATTGCCGCGATAGCGGGCAACGCGTTTGCTACAGGTGGATACGGTTTTTGGGACGCCATAGTGGGGATATTGCTATTCTTCGTGTTAGTGGAATTTTGGCGACAAAGATTGAATTCGTTGTCTTTGGAACTGGCTTACGCATTCGCCATTTCCTATGTGCTAATCATGATTTTTGGTCTATTCGGCGACCTGCAATTTCCACATAATCGATCAGATTTTGGTGTTCCTCAATCTCTTTGGGATCAGGTGATCACTGACGCTGCAAATAGGCAGTTCTGGAGGGGCGTAAGTATCTTTGCTTGCTGGTTAGTGTTCGGTATGGGCATATATTTGTGGCGCAGGGGAGCGAACAATGATCAACGCTGAATCACCTGCGCACGTTGTTATATGCATTATCTTTTTTGCGCTGAGTTTGACAGGCTGTACCTCAGGTGGAAGAATTCCGGAGGGCTACGATCAATCGAGTCTAGTGAGCGCAAATTATCGAGGCTCCAAAATCGAAATTTCAAAAGGCGACGGTTTGCCTTGCTCCAAAACTATTCAGAAGTCGGCTTTGGGAAAATATTCAATCGTTGATGTTGGTCCCGACTTTCTCATTGTGAGCAGTGACGAAAACAAGAAGGTTTTAGTGCCACTTGCAGACATCTGCTTCTCTATGTCCGGTTAGCTGAGGACAGCTACATTCTACGCAGGGCGACAACTGCCTCGGCTTGTGCGACAGCAGCCTGTAAGTCATCATCAGTCATGACGGTGGCCGCAGCGTTCAAGCGATCAACTAGAACTGTGCGCTTATCGCTTCTAGTGGCGTTGCCCTCAGTCAGCAATTCATTGGGCGTTGATTGCAACACATCGGCGATTTTCAACAGCATGGCTAGGTCAGGTTCGTTACGGCCACTGACATAATGCGCGTAGCGGCGTTCGCTCAATCCAACACGTCGAGCGACTTCAGCATTGGCGAGTCCAAGTTCCTGCGCCCTTTGTCTCAAGTTGTTTGCGAACACTTCCATGGGGAACAAAATGTTCCTGACAGCCTGACCTTGTCCATGTAGGATACGTTCTCGTTATTATGAACATTTCCTGTGGCTTCCTATGTCCGACTATCTTCCTTTGATCATCTTCGGCGCGTTCGTGCTTTCGGTCTTCGGCTGGTGGGAATGGGAATTTCACATCAAGTCCCTGCGAGTATCCAGGAAGGAGATTGCCGCGCTGGCCGATGAGATGATCGAAAAGCATGGTCCTGATGCCGAAGAACGGGCCTATGCCGAGGAAGATGCTGCATGGCGTCGGTCGAACACAGTCGAGCAAGGCAAATGGCGACGGGTGCGCAAGGAACTATGGCGTCGGCACAAAGCGGGCGAGTGGGAGTAGCCGTCTGCAATTAACCGGCACTCTATACGGACATTGGCGCGTGCGGCCGCGTTGGGAAGGGACAGAGAAGGCCGAGGAGCGAGGGCGCGGCTCGTTTCGCTGTCCAACCACTGCAAACGTCTGAACCGTCGCCAGTGGGGCGCTATGGCCGATTGCCGGGTGCTGGATAATGCCGGAACGTCTCGCGCTCATATTCGCGCCAGCGCTGGCCTCGGGCACCCTCGGCGCATGTTGATGCGCTCAACGATGCGAACGGCGCTCATGGCGCGAATTTAGGCGAAAAACACCCCTTCGAATGACCTATTCGACACCCACGGAGCATCATGCACGTGAGAAGGAAAATGCAGGCGTTGAAATCGTTGCGTTAATCGCCTCGCCTGACGGGCTGACATCACAACAACAAATACCATTGTCGGCCCGGCAACTTTCCAAGTTTCCCTTCATATAAGTGTCGGAAAGTCGGAAACTTCGCGCCATCATCCAAGCGCAAGGGGGATGGGGGAGGTCGTTTTTTATAGGCGATGCCTCAATCCGTGCACGGGCAGGCATATAGACCACCAAGGTTTCGAGCCCGTAGCCGTTTTTGTGTTGTAAATGTCGACAGCATGTTAATACTATATTTAGTGTTTGCAGCCATGATGCGTCTATAGGAAACTGATTTCCTAAAGAAAGCGAGATGGCTATGGATGTATCAAAGCTAGATGATGTCGCAGAAGACGACATGAGGCCGGTTCAGCGCATCGAACAGAACGCTCCCGTAAATGTTGCCCCTACCCAGACCGAAGTCTCTTTTGATTTGAGCTTCTGGAAGGTAAACCTGCGGGGCTTCTTCAAACGGGTAACCGGCAAAGCGTCATGAAAGGGGAAGAGCTAAAGGCGTGGCGTGAGCTTCAGGGCAAGTCACAAAAGGAACTTGCCGATGCACTAGATGTCTCTCGGCATTCTGTGATCAAATGGGAGCAGGAGGAGCAAATACCGAGACTGGTGGAACTCGCGGTCTCGGCTTTGGATCGTGACTCGCCCTTGAAGCTTGTGGCTGGCCGAGCCTCTAGTCCCGAGGAGGTTGTACGTACGCGGGAACTATTCGATAGGGCGCTAGCTGGGACAACGGGACGGGAAAGTTGATTGGCAAGATCGTGCAAAAAAAGTTTCCAAGTTTCCTGACATATATACGAAGGAAAGTCGGAAAGTTTTTGACGCGCCAGCATTCGCAGCGCGCCAAAGAAGCATTAATCGAAGGTCTCCTTGGGGAACACATCGCGAAGGCGTTCCTTGCCCTTCTCCGTGACCGTGAGGCCCTTCTTGTCGACCAGTTCGTCATGGCGCAGCGCGGAGAGGTGCTTGCTGATCGCGGGCGGCTTCAGGCCCACGGCATCCACCAGCTCCTTCTGTTTTGCGAAGCGCTTCGAGCCATCGCCAGCAGGACCGCCGTATATGATGCGCAACGTATGATCCTGCGGCACGACCTTGGTAGTTTCGCCATAATCCCAGTCCAGAATGCCGTCGTCGCCCTCAACCAATTCCATGGTCAGATAGGCAGGGTTCGGCTTGACGTTACGGGTCTTGGTGAACTCCATGTTGACGGCTGCACCGTCGCCTTTCGGCGCATCGGCCAGCGTCAGCTTTATGGTTGTGTCCAACGGGTCCTCAAGACGTGATGCTCCACGCTGATTGCCCAGCTTGCCAGCATGGTGAACCACAAGCGTCGCATAGCCCTTGTGACGCAGAGCGATCAGCCATTGCAGGAGGCCGTCAAGCGCCGAGTTGTCGTTTTCCTCGACACCACGCCTGAGCGACGACAGGTTATCCAGAATAATCAGTGAGGGTTTGCGTCCTTCATCGGCCAATTGGTCGAGCATGGAGGTGATAAGGTGCTGGTCATCCTCACGACCGATGTTGAGGGCGTGGAACTCGTGGTGCATCACCTCGGAGGATAGGATTTGCAGGTTGTCGATGTCGTCGGCTCTCATCGCCTGGATGCGTTCCGTCAAGTCGGCCAAGGGCATTTCCCCATCAATTAAGAGGACGGGGCGAGGTTCGGGAACATGATAAGCCAGGAAATCCTCGCCCGTCGCCACGGCCTTCGCCATTGCTAACGCAACCCATGTCTTCCCCGTTCCACGTTCGGCGAACATCATGTTGACGCTGTTCGTGGCGATCAGTGGATCGACAATCATCTCTCGGGGCGGAATATCCAAGACGGCGAGCTTCTTCGCGGAGATCAGGAAATTCGTCAGGTTTTCCTCTGACGGCTTGGCGTCACGCAAGAGCGCTTCGATATCGACGCCTTCCGGCACATCATCGGCCAAGTCCCAGCCCTTCGGCAAAATGTCGGGCAGGTCCACGATCTTGACGGATTTGACTCCAATCGAACGAAGCGTTCTGGCGATATCGTCAGCAGCAGCGAGACCGGGATCGTCGGCATCGGGCCAGATTGTGACATCGAAACCCTATAAAGGCGACCAATCGGTCTGACGCGTGGCATTCGCTCCACCGTGCCACGATACGACTACGTGAGAAGGAAAAATATCCTGCCCTGCATCGGCAGCCTTTTCGCCTTCGACAATCAGCACAGGCTCGTCGGCTTCGGCAGCAGCCAGTTCATCAAGGCCATAGAGGGGACGCGGCTTGACAAAATCCTCGATCAGCCAGTGGATCGCGCCCTTCTCATCGCGCCAAGGCGTGATCTGGCAAAAGCGCTTGCCCTTGTTGCCTTCGACGCGCACGACATAACCCACTGTGCGATCCTGCGCATCGGCGTAGCGATAGGTGTCGTCGGGTTTGCGTCCCAGCATTTCCTTGAAATCGGAGTCAGGCGTATTCGGGCCAACGAAGCCAACGCGCTTCATGCCATCACTGGCCTTTTTCTTCTCACGGTCAGGCTTCTTGCGCCTTGGGCTTGTAGACGGTTTGCTTGCGCCCAGGGCCTCAACGATTTCCTCGTATTCGCAGCCAGAATGGCAATGGAAAATGGGCTGGCCCTTGTCGCCAACGCCGACACTCAGGCTGTTGCGATGATCGTCGTGAGCAGGGCAAAGGGCGGTCAGGCTGCCGTCGCTTTTCCATCTGACGTTTTCCAGCCGTTCAGCTACGTCGTCTATGGACGCAAGGGAGAGGTTAGCTATGCGTTTCTTCATGGTCTGTCCTTTCGCAAAAGGACTCCCATCTACTATGCATTTTCCCTGGCGTATCGGGCGTTATATCCAGCCTTTCGATCCCATGAGGTGCAAAAAGTTTCCAACTTTCCATGCATATATATGACGGAAACTTGGAAAGTTTTGAGGGGCCGAAGCCCCCCATATTAGAATTCGGCATATACATGGCGCTGGCGTTCATCGGCGCGCGCTTCGAGCCAGTCATCGACTTCAGCTTTCAGCCACGCAACCGTGGTGCCTGCCATACGGACGCGACGGGGAAAACGGCCAGCAAGCTCCCAGCGCAAAAGACTGGAATTGCTGACGGTAATGCCAAGGGCTTTCAAATCGGTACGTGAGAGCAAGACCTTGGCATGATGTGACACGCTTTTGCGTGCCGTAGCATGTTCATTCATTTTGGACCTCCTTTCTTCAGAGGCCATCTATTTATCCCATAAAATTCAGTCCTGCTTGGGCGTTATATCCGTGGTTTCGGTCCCAATCGGATTTTTGCAGGCAATGCCAAGGCCATTCAAGTCATCGAATATGCGCTGGAGGCGCTCGGCTTTCGGAGAGTCGCCGTGAAACAGACCCTCAAGATCAGCCATGTCTTGCCCTGTCACTGAGATGTCGTCGATTGCCCTACGTATCCAGTCTTCGGTGCTGGTCGTTGCGGTCATGATCTTGGCAAAGTCAGGGGCGTATTTCTTGGCGAGACCACGGAATGATGGTTCGGCTTCAGCCAGCTTTGCGTCCCACTCAACTTGTATCTCTGGTTTTTGCGCACTCTTGAGCAAACGCATCATCTGGTCTCGGTCGGCCTTCAGGGCCTCGGCAATAATGGGAAAGAGAAGAACAGGATTGTGTGTGGGTTTCTGGCCCTGATTGTTTTCGTCGCCGAGCAGCGCTGCTCTTGCACGGGCAAGACGGGTTACGTCTTTGGTTTTCACGTTTTCTATCGGGTTCGCAGCTATGATGCCCAACAGAAGCAGATCAATCATACGGTCACGCGAGCGCAGCTTTTGTTCGTCTCTCGGCAATTGTGGCTGAAGGGATTTCGGGGGCATTGAAAAAGTTTCCAAGTTTCCTGCATATATACATAGGGAAAGTCGGAAACTTTTTTGCCCCACGGATACGCGCATGTTGTTGAATGCTTGTCGACTTTCCAGCTTTCCTACCCCTTATGGCAAGGAAACATGGAACGTTTTTCCTCTCACGGGTAGGCGACGGCATCAGCACCTGTGGATGCCTGACGAATGGGTTGAGCCTTGGGCGCGGTGAGCCTTTCGACATAATCGCCCCATATCTGCAGCGCCTCACGCTTTTCATCGAAATACAAGTGGCGATTGTAGACGGCGGCAACGCCAGAGACCACTCCCGTTTTGTGGTTCAATACGGCCTCGATGATGTGCGGCTGAACACCGAGGATTGCCATGTTGGTTGCAGCCGTGCGGCGCAGGTCGTGAAAGCGCCAGTCCTCGGCATCAAGCCCCACGAAGGTTTCGAGGCGCTTCTTGAAACGGCCAAAGCCTGAGATGGGTGAGATGCTTGTTGTCGTGAACACGTAATCGGAGCCGTAGAAACGTGGAATGGTTTTCAGGATTTCGATAGCCTGAGTGGGTAAGGGGACCACATGCAGGGTGGCGTTTTTTGTGCGCTCGGCTTTCAGCGTTAGTGTCCCCTTGTCGAGATCGAGTTCGGACCAGCGCATATCGGCGATTTCGCGAAGGCGTTGGCCTGTGAGAAGCAGAAGCTTGCCGAATTCCTCGAATGGATAGCCTTCAGCTTCGCAGCCCATCAGGAAGGATTTGATTTCGGTATCGGATAGCCACCGTTCGTGGGCGACTTCCTTGATCAGCGGTTTCAGACCGGCCACAGGCGATATTTCGACAATGCCTTGATCAATGCACCATGAATACAGTTTCTTGATTGCAGCCAGCCCACGGTTTGCCCGTGTGCCTCTTCCACCATTATCCTCAATGTCAGATATAAGGCGTTCAAGCTCACGAATGACATCAGCGCGTTTGATGGCGTCGATCTTCAGCCCGTGAAGCTTGTTCATGCGCAGCAATACGCTTTCGGTTCCCTTCCAGTCCTTGGTGTGCCGTTTGGCGTGCTTTTCGATGAACTGAGGGATGACATCGCCAAGCGTCAACGATCTCGGCGCTGGCTCATCCTCACGCTCACGAAACAATCCCAACTGAATATCGCGCAGGATCATTTGCGCCTTCTCGCGCGCATCCTTCAGCGACAGGATCGGCCATGACCCGAGCTTCAAACGCCGGGACCGTCCGTCAATGCGCGTCGCCAGATACCAGACCTTTGCGCCAGTGGCCGACACACGCAGCAGCAGCCCGGTCAGCAATTCATCGCGGATCTCGTAGCGCTTGCCAGAAGCAGGCGGCAAATTCTCAATGAGCTTGGGTGTCAGTTTCTTCTTCATGACGCGCAAAATAAGATTGCAACGTCCGATTGTCAGGGTATGGTTTGAGAGGGGAATGAATTACTTCTGGGGATTGGGGGCGGATTTGAGTCTACCTGCACCTAGGGCTGGCGATCCGCCGCCTTCTAACAAACTTTCGGACAAGGCGCATTCGGCGATATTTGATGACGGCACCGTTGATAGGCAAGTCAGGGTGGCGGTGATATTCGATCTTGAGGCGTCGCCAGATTTGGGTCGCTTGTTTGGTGATATGTGCGATGGGGAAAGCCTTTTAGGGCCAGCGCTTCCCAGCGGAGGAATTATACTTGGCCGCGCGATGACGCTTCATGCATTTCACCGTGGATTGGTAGAGGGATGGTTTGGCTCAAGTCCCATGGATGCGGATATTGCTCGAGATGTGGTTGATCAACTCAAGGATGCCTATGATAATTCGGGGGCAGATGGAGCGTCCATGTCGAAATTTCGAGCGCTGCTTGATCCCGGTCTGCCACTCCCTATCCTTCCAAGGAGAGTGACCTGGTATTTTTTTGATCAGCACGACTCATCAAACCCAATGAAGCACGTCGACGTGAATTTGGCGCTTAAATTGGCTTTACCGTCAGCAGCAGTTGGATCGGGGCGTGACTATATTGTGTTTAAGATTGATCGTCTCAAACTCAATGATCCCCGTAGGCCGCGATTTACCGACAGTGGAGCACTTTCGTTCCTAGACTTTTGGAGGCCTGGAGGGCAGACGTCGCCCTGGATCACGGGCCTCGAAGGACTGGATGAAGTCGTCGACACGCCGACCGTTGTTGGCGCTGTCAGTTCAGAGTATCATATAGTTTTTTGCGATGAATCTTGAGCGGAGCTTAACTAAGTTCCACGTATTATAGCTTGGGAATTGGATATCTTCATAATGGCAGTCGAAAACATACAAGAGGTCAGTTTTGAAGATCGCCTACGGGCGGCCTTATTTGATGCGGCTAAGCATGGAGATCGTAGCCGTGATGAA
Proteins encoded in this region:
- a CDS encoding tyrosine-type recombinase/integrase, which encodes MKKKLTPKLIENLPPASGKRYEIRDELLTGLLLRVSATGAKVWYLATRIDGRSRRLKLGSWPILSLKDAREKAQMILRDIQLGLFREREDEPAPRSLTLGDVIPQFIEKHAKRHTKDWKGTESVLLRMNKLHGLKIDAIKRADVIRELERLISDIEDNGGRGTRANRGLAAIKKLYSWCIDQGIVEISPVAGLKPLIKEVAHERWLSDTEIKSFLMGCEAEGYPFEEFGKLLLLTGQRLREIADMRWSELDLDKGTLTLKAERTKNATLHVVPLPTQAIEILKTIPRFYGSDYVFTTTSISPISGFGRFKKRLETFVGLDAEDWRFHDLRRTAATNMAILGVQPHIIEAVLNHKTGVVSGVAAVYNRHLYFDEKREALQIWGDYVERLTAPKAQPIRQASTGADAVAYP
- a CDS encoding helix-turn-helix transcriptional regulator, which codes for MNEHATARKSVSHHAKVLLSRTDLKALGITVSNSSLLRWELAGRFPRRVRMAGTTVAWLKAEVDDWLEARADERQRHVYAEF
- a CDS encoding AAA family ATPase, which produces MDLPDILPKGWDLADDVPEGVDIEALLRDAKPSEENLTNFLISAKKLAVLDIPPREMIVDPLIATNSVNMMFAERGTGKTWVALAMAKAVATGEDFLAYHVPEPRPVLLIDGEMPLADLTERIQAMRADDIDNLQILSSEVMHHEFHALNIGREDDQHLITSMLDQLADEGRKPSLIILDNLSSLRRGVEENDNSALDGLLQWLIALRHKGYATLVVHHAGKLGNQRGASRLEDPLDTTIKLTLADAPKGDGAAVNMEFTKTRNVKPNPAYLTMELVEGDDGILDWDYGETTKVVPQDHTLRIIYGGPAGDGSKRFAKQKELVDAVGLKPPAISKHLSALRHDELVDKKGLTVTEKGKERLRDVFPKETFD
- a CDS encoding helix-turn-helix domain-containing protein, which produces MEVFANNLRQRAQELGLANAEVARRVGLSERRYAHYVSGRNEPDLAMLLKIADVLQSTPNELLTEGNATRSDKRTVLVDRLNAAATVMTDDDLQAAVAQAEAVVALRRM
- a CDS encoding helix-turn-helix transcriptional regulator; this translates as MKGEELKAWRELQGKSQKELADALDVSRHSVIKWEQEEQIPRLVELAVSALDRDSPLKLVAGRASSPEEVVRTRELFDRALAGTTGRES
- a CDS encoding ATP-binding protein, with the protein product MTHIKQITPITIRDIDFTVARQIEQCPKTMMLRELVVNAIEAAAKAPDGRRVVEIKGKTVSECGEARKLAIWNTGPGMSSVELDHICDLAASLGKDMALEGNFGMGAKVASLPSNTLGMRYRSCHAGVVSQVILGKREGIYGKVWVPVEYSFEEVVDVTDLVRQEEEYRLDEDWTEVVLFGNRADQDTVADPYGGDPEQDRQWITTYLYHRLYNLPEGVEVYLHEGTHPRDGRRQFKTIPERSAAFGRVETVDAGNGIKVHYYYDPPYQDGGHNKSISGSLTSSISTAGIVFRGEIYDVRKGRKWAADAPAFGIPFGARHISIHIELPNNFQVRHEPYRRFIQLSGGDQRQVAVDDFSEIVFRHRPEWLIEIINSLAPKASASTDDLRKELQDLLNQLRVKTQSPRLTAEGVENVEEGGARGATPRHDGGSSGGQDASVSATDLIFNPTGAKRANISKNLEVAPEIIPLRDEDEVAEKGITGKAARYIRETNQLFVNLTYSAAAAAQEHLQLRYATYEDPELVRELSRQWSERLIMGRVGYAVVYAQAKQLIREWTPDDVKKALEPESLSLAADGWRDAVGNVYRSLSKRFGAAKEVAVFEDEVEVAG